From Echinicola jeungdonensis, the proteins below share one genomic window:
- a CDS encoding LuxR C-terminal-related transcriptional regulator gives MENSIEKLLNQWKEGYVDRVDNYKPYQAIDQLKHIAALFTPGSFFYFIMNMHNFELDYVHPNVEEFLGVKPEEASIQKLLGSILPEEMEMVKKKEMVLQDFFENFVKPEDLPFYKIMYFYKIKNKKGQIRTMLLQINALSVSEKGKIEHVLSVHTDITHLGLTKNDKLSFLSLNGKQSYYNIDPEPGIFDPDNAETQDDTLTKLLTKREAQIVSMLANGQSPNEMAKILNLSLHTIQTHRRNILRKTGINTTTELVAKCLLEGLI, from the coding sequence ATGGAAAATAGTATAGAAAAACTGCTCAATCAATGGAAAGAGGGGTATGTGGACCGAGTTGATAATTATAAACCCTATCAGGCCATTGACCAGTTAAAACATATAGCTGCATTATTCACACCAGGTTCCTTCTTCTATTTCATAATGAACATGCATAATTTTGAATTGGACTATGTTCATCCCAATGTAGAGGAATTTTTGGGAGTTAAACCCGAGGAGGCCTCCATACAAAAGTTGCTGGGCTCTATTTTGCCTGAGGAAATGGAAATGGTCAAAAAGAAGGAAATGGTATTGCAGGACTTTTTTGAAAATTTTGTAAAACCAGAAGATTTGCCCTTTTACAAGATCATGTATTTTTATAAAATCAAAAACAAAAAGGGTCAAATCCGTACCATGTTATTGCAAATCAATGCGCTTTCTGTGTCGGAAAAGGGAAAGATTGAGCATGTTTTAAGTGTTCATACTGATATCACTCATTTGGGTTTGACCAAAAATGATAAATTATCATTTTTAAGTTTAAATGGGAAACAATCCTATTACAATATTGACCCTGAACCTGGAATATTTGATCCTGATAATGCTGAAACACAAGATGATACCCTGACAAAATTGTTGACCAAAAGGGAAGCTCAAATTGTCAGCATGTTGGCCAATGGGCAAAGTCCAAATGAAATGGCCAAAATCCTGAACCTATCTCTTCATACCATCCAAACCCACCGAAGGAATATTTTAAGGAAAACGGGGATAAACACCAC
- a CDS encoding YciI family protein: MNTYVFFIRAKKEAVTSVTDKEIKTRNIRWMNWTSALAKEGKLAEGGNHLTLDGMVVEGQGGINAGPYMQGDVCLLGYILVHAVSYDEAIKLTKGCPVLEGKGTSIEVREISSL; the protein is encoded by the coding sequence ATGAATACTTACGTTTTTTTTATTCGGGCCAAAAAAGAAGCAGTTACTTCCGTTACGGATAAGGAAATTAAAACCAGAAATATACGATGGATGAATTGGACCAGTGCTTTGGCTAAGGAAGGTAAATTAGCTGAGGGCGGTAACCATTTAACCCTGGATGGAATGGTTGTGGAAGGTCAGGGAGGAATTAATGCCGGTCCTTATATGCAAGGAGACGTTTGTTTGTTGGGCTATATATTGGTGCATGCAGTGTCCTATGATGAGGCCATTAAGCTTACCAAAGGCTGCCCCGTATTGGAAGGAAAAGGAACTTCCATAGAGGTTAGGGAAATCAGCAGCTTATAA